A single genomic interval of Macadamia integrifolia cultivar HAES 741 chromosome 6, SCU_Mint_v3, whole genome shotgun sequence harbors:
- the LOC122081861 gene encoding pentatricopeptide repeat-containing protein At5g13770, chloroplastic, translating to MAVFSSTDWSLTSFNCQKRTHPDTINSTSKSLRFLSAPYSIRRFSLLNSSGYPAPVLDESSDNPKTIEYDIKFPDLQQSMTLDIQNLNDFLLGLCKDPRTAPLAFEYYQKAKDHPEFRPEPLMLKLLIRYLIKSKNWSLISLLSQDFKAFLVIPDSTTCSTLLDSCIRNRKFKVAKALLHIFESKGDVALSAFDSAMRSYNKLHMYRSTVSVFNQMQSAGIAPDSSCYCQVMEAYRKLGGTKKVVSLFNEFVKQDALDLVPFSTRIYGILCDTLGKSGRAFEALEHFREMKKKGIAEDSSIYSSLMFSFARIREVRIAEELFQEARERRMVKDPDVCLKLVLMYVEEGLMEKTLEIVKAMKETRISVSDCILCTIINGYVKKRGLRAALRIYKELISLGCEPGQVTYASLINICCRLELYTEAEKVFSEMEQKGFDRCVVAYSNMVSMYGKVGRIRDAMRLVAKMKERGCEPNVWVYNSLIDMHGRVKDLRQVEKLWKEMKRRKVTPDKITYTSIISAYSKAKDFETCIKLYQEFRINGGKIDRVMVGIMVGVFSKISKIDELVKLLQDMKSEGMELDWRLYRSAMNALRDAGFQVHVKWFEESFKPTEVKLLTAHRHLKTTMLDRNATSTIQIEKDEQDLPE from the coding sequence ATGGCCGTTTTCAGTTCTACCGACTGGTCTTTAACTTCATTTAATTGTCAGAAGAGAACCCACCCTGATACTATAAATTCAACCTCAAAATCCCTTCGGTTTCTCTCTGCTCCTTACTCAATTCGTCGATTTTCCTTATTAAACTCCTCTGGATATCCAGCTCCAGTTTTAGATGAGTCTTCAGATAATCCTAAGACCATTGAATATGACATCAAATTTCCAGATCTTCAACAATCTATGACCCTGGATATTCAAAACCTGAATGATTTCTTACTTGGGTTATGTAAAGATCCTCGGACGGCGCCTCTTGCATTCGAGTACTACCAGAAAGCAAAAGATCACCCTGAATTTCGACCTGAGCCATTGATGTTAAAGCTTCTTATCAGGTATTTGATTAAATCGAAGAATTGGAGCTTGATTTCCTTGCTTTCACAAGATTTTAAGGCCTTTTTGGTGATTCCTGATAGTACTACATGTTCTACTTTGCTAGATAGTTGCATTAGGAACAGAAAATTCAAGGTTGCCAAAGCCTTGCTTCACATTTTTGAATCTAAGGGTGATGTTGCTCTTTCAGCATTTGATTCAGCTATGAGAAGCTATAACAAGCTCCATATGTATAGAAGCACAGTCAGTGTGTTTAATCAGATGCAATCTGCTGGAATTGCGCCTGATTCGAGTTGTTATTGTCAGGTCATGGAAGCTTATAGGAAACTTGGTGGCACCAAGAAAGTTGTTTCCCTGTTTAATGAATTTGTAAAGCAGGACGCCTTAGATTTGGTGCCCTTTTCTACTCGGATTTATGGAATCTTATGTGACACTTTGGGGAAATCAGGAAGGGCTTTTGAAGCTCTTGAACACTTCagagagatgaagaaaaaaggtATTGCAGAAGATTCCTCGATTTACTCCTCTCTGATGTTCTCTTTTGCAAGAATTAGAGAGGTTAGAATAGCTGAAGAACTCTTCCAAGAAGcgagagaaagaagaatggtGAAAGATCCAGACGTGTGTCTGAAACTTGTTTTGATGTATGTGGAAGAAGGCTTGATGGAGAAAACCCTTGAAATTGTGAAGGCAATGAAAGAAACGAGAATTAGCGTTTCTGACTGCATACTCTGCACAATCATCAATGGTTACGTGAAGAAAAGAGGGCTTAGGGCTGCTTTGAGGATTTATAAAGAGCTGATTTCACTAGGGTGTGAACCAGGTCAAGTAACTTATGCTTCTCTTATAAATATCTGTTGCAGGCTAGAGCTCTATACCGAAGCTGAGAAGGTGTTTTCTGAGATGGAACAAAAGGGATTTGATAGATGTGTTGTTGCTTATTCTAATATGGTTTCTATGTATGGAAAAGTTGGGAGAATAAGGGATGCAATGAGGCTTGTAGCTAAGATGAAGGAGAGGGGGTGTGAGCCAAATGTTTGGGTTTATAATTCTCTGATTGATATGCATGGAAGAGTCAAGGATTTGAGGCAGGTGGAGAAACTATGGAAGGAGATGAAGCGAAGGAAAGTCACCCCTGATAAGATTACCTACACTAGCATTATAAGTGCATATAGTAAGGCCAAGGATTTTGAGACATGTATAAAGCTCTACCAGGAGTTCAGGATCAATGGTGGCAAAATAGACCGGGTCATGGTGGGGATCATGGTCGGGGTTTTCTCAAAGATCAGTAAGATTGATGAGCTGGTTAAGCTTTTGCAAGATATGAAGTCTGAGGGAATGGAGTTGGATTGGAGGCTGTACAGATCAGCCATGAATGCTCTGAGAGATGCTGGGTTTCAAGTTCATGTGAAATGGTTTGAAGAGAGCTTTAAGCCAACAGAAGTTAAGCTGTTAACAGCCCATAGGCACTTAAAGACCACAATGCTAGACAGAAATGCTACCTCAACTATTCAGATTGAAAAGGATGAACAAGATCTTCCGGAATAA